One stretch of Lacrimispora sphenoides DNA includes these proteins:
- a CDS encoding aldo/keto reductase encodes MEYVTLSNGVKMPKLGFGVFQISKEDCEKCVLDAINAGYRHIDTAQSYFNEEEVGNAISKCGIVREELFITTKVWIDNYGYEKTRQSVLKSMEKLKADYIDLVLLHQPYSDYYGAYHALQDLYEEGKIRAIGVSNFSPDRLADMVAFNKIAPQVNQVETNPLHQQINAQENMVKRGVQMEAWAPFGEGKNNMFNNPILKEITDKYDKSAAQVILRWLTQRNIVALAKSTHTERIKENLEIFDFQLSEGDMNKITALDTKTSLFFNHQTPEAVDGFVKMIEERKGRI; translated from the coding sequence ATGGAATATGTAACATTGAGTAATGGCGTAAAGATGCCAAAATTAGGTTTTGGAGTATTTCAGATATCAAAGGAAGATTGTGAAAAATGCGTACTCGATGCGATTAATGCAGGATACAGACATATTGATACAGCACAATCTTATTTCAATGAAGAGGAAGTTGGAAATGCAATCAGCAAATGCGGGATTGTAAGAGAGGAATTATTTATTACTACAAAGGTATGGATTGACAATTATGGTTATGAGAAGACAAGACAATCTGTATTAAAGTCCATGGAAAAATTGAAGGCAGATTATATAGATTTGGTGCTGCTTCATCAGCCGTACAGTGATTATTACGGTGCATATCATGCATTGCAGGATTTATATGAGGAAGGAAAAATCAGAGCAATCGGTGTCAGCAACTTTTCACCCGACAGATTAGCGGATATGGTCGCTTTTAATAAGATTGCACCGCAGGTAAATCAGGTTGAAACAAATCCACTTCATCAACAGATCAATGCACAGGAAAACATGGTGAAACGTGGTGTCCAGATGGAAGCATGGGCACCGTTTGGAGAAGGAAAAAACAACATGTTTAATAACCCAATATTAAAGGAAATCACAGATAAATATGATAAATCTGCCGCACAGGTCATTTTAAGATGGCTTACGCAGAGGAATATTGTTGCTCTGGCAAAGTCTACTCATACAGAACGAATAAAGGAAAATCTTGAGATCTTTGATTTTCAGCTTTCAGAAGGGGATATGAATAAAATCACAGCATTAGACACAAAGACAAGTTTATTTTTTAACCACCAAACACCGGAAGCAGTTGATGGATTCGTAAAAATGATTGAAGAAAGAAAAGGACGAATATAA